In the genome of Xiphophorus hellerii strain 12219 chromosome 14, Xiphophorus_hellerii-4.1, whole genome shotgun sequence, the window acaTTTTATAACCTGTTGTTTTAGTTTCAATCAAATCCATTTTACTATATTACAGTAAACACAACCTACTTTAAATTTAGCCAACTAAAACATGAAGTAAAgagaattaacttttttttccatttaggtaaaataattattctaaGATGGGTGAATACCAAAATTGCATCAAATCGGCTAGAATTAGATCTGATTTGATTTCATATCCATCCActattttcatttagtttttattctttaaaggaAATGTCGTCATTCTTGCCACATGGTCACGATGtaggtgtttttatttagttttttgtttcatttttgtctttgagagAAAACCTTGTGAAAATTATTGACATTTTCCATTAGCAGAATGAAAAATGTCTCACTAAATGAGACGATTTAGTGACAAAAACGTCCCCAGAATTTATAACTGAGTTAGAAAATACAAGGTTtctcacctctgacctcagaAACCAACTTCCCTGCAAGCCCTTAGTGACATTTGaagtaaaaattgtttatttatagttGTGATGATTTATATcttgttaaaattttttttttacagacttgCAGAATTATACGACCAACAGAGCAGAGAAAAGCTGTTTCAGCTTGCATtgctaaaaataattagaataacTTTAACtggttggtttggtttggtgCCATCCTGCGGTTCAAGTTCAGAGGAATTTAATGCAGAATAAGAAACAGGGGCTTGTTCCTAGTTCACTGTTGTCAAATTAACCACATAACTTTTTTATTGCAAGCAATTAATACAAAAGTATCTTTACTACCACAGAAGGCAGCCTGCGTACTTGTGCCAGAGTTTGAAAAACTTGGCCCTGTGTAAATCTGGCATGTATTTCTCCTTACTGGGTTCAACCACTGTATTTGATTAACCATGACTAAAACTCTGTTTAGGTTTCActccgttttctgttttttaatgaaaaataaagtgctTTTTTCGGGCCTCATAGCTGCAGgtaaatgttaaaacataaagagcaaaaacattaaactttgtGACAAACATggtgtttgcttttatttactaCACGTTTCTTATTATCTCAGGacattttcttaaatcttcATGTTGCTTTATATAGTCAGTGACGTAGATCTTACGTTGACGTTGACTTCATTTGACCGTTAGAGGGCGCAACATAATCACCTAATCATTCATCCGTGGCTCTTATTCTGAAATCAAAAACGCCTCTGCATCATTTTTGGGTCGTTTAGCCTTAAATCCACCAGCACAATTATTATTCACTAGTGATCCTTTAAAGGAGaatcatgttttattcacaacCACACATCCAGGTGATTTGTACCACGATCAGAAAAACTCTCATGTCTGAAATGCAATAaatcacagattaaaaaaaaagaagaagaaagaaaacacacatccatttattttttcaatttattgaaGATTTAAATGATAATTATTTAGATGCATGTTAAGGTTAATTGGTGAGAGAACGGAGTTATGCATGATAAAACCTCAGCGCTCTGAATGTTGTGTAGtggaaaaatactgaaaaatgtcGTGGACAGGTTCTAAAACAACCAGCTCCTGAGACTGGATGGCACACAGAACAGCAAGAAGTCATGCACAGATAATTTGTGAATTTGTCTTGCATCTGCAAAGTATTTGCTGCAAGTAAATTTATCTAGGAACCACTTTTTGATACCTTTCAAGATTTTTTGTacttcttatttctttttccaaatcATGCCCAATTAGATCAATTTTACTTATGACCTCTTAAATGTTTGCGTTGTTGCTTACATCAAGCTatgatgtactgtatatttaagtatttttttatttgcttttttgttttggttgttcaCTTTTTGTCATGACATACATAACTTGTTAAACATCGCGCATCTCTTTGTAGCCACATATTGTTTCTCAGAGTTAAGTCTTGGTGAGttggtgatttttaaaaaatttttatttctgtcctttACATACTTTTTGTCTGTGATTTTGATTCATACTTAGACATatcgttatttttttttagcagttaaTCACACTATTATGGAAACAATTATCAATCATCTTATTTTTATGAACTACAGACACCTGAAGTCCTTAACAGCCAACGTCCGGTCCTCCTCCAGCCCCATGGATGCTTACTACACCGGGCAGCTGTGTGAAGAAGCTGACATGTCTTTGATAGCTGAATCCAGATCCACATCCTCCAGTTGGATTTTGATCTTCTCCAGACAGCCTCTGAGGAAATTGGAGCCAACCATATCTTTAACGCCACCTGGGGAGTGAAAAATGGAAAGAACTCATTACAGTTGACTTCtgttaactgtttttttttctcctttcctgGCTTCAACATCACCAACTCACAGTTTGTTTTACTCTGTTCTCTCTTTATGAAGAGTGAAACAGGGTTTTAAggatgtaaagaaaaacaaaagtacacaCCTAGAAGACCTCCAATGGCGAGACGCCCCTCTCTCAGCTCCGTCAGATATTCGGCGGCACTCAACGGAtcataagaaaacatttctacatttgCTTCATCTAAAAATTTAACCACTTCCACCACATTCTCAGAAAAAGTAATCCCCAGCTGCTTCATAGCGTTAgtcagaatgtgtttttgcttcCTGATGGTGAAATGAATCTCCTGCAACccagagacagagacacaggCATCCATTTTTGTTACAGATATATTCAGAAATCACTGAGAAATATATTCACGCACATTCGTGTTATTATTGGCTTCCAGGACTGCCAGCAGCTCTCCTTGTGAGGACATCATGCTCAGAATGGTTCCCTCCATCTGAGTGAAGTCCCCCCAAAATTCAACTCTGAAGCCAAGACCTTTGCGTGTTTGGAAAACTACAAACAAGCGGGAAAATCACACTTCAAACACAATCGTCATTGAAACGCTCTTGGAGATGTCAGCACATATTTCCACCTAACATCTGGTGTTGAGTGCAAATACCCAGACTAAGCTGAGCATGTCAGCGCATGAGTGGGTGTTTAAGCTCATCTGCATCTTATATAATTCAGCGCGGCGTCACCACCTGAGGTGTTGAAAATGGTGAATCCTTCGCCAGCGAAAAAGCTGCCAGGTTGGATGTTCTGATGGCAGAGCCAGAGCTCGTCAGCGTCCGCCTCCCAGGGCATGCTGAGGTTTAGCCAGTGGCCTTTGCGCACGCAGCCGTCCATCTGTGGCTCAAACTGTAAATAAACAGTCAACAGGGCCTTCAGAGGAACGCAGTGCCTTTGTCACATTACGACAAACTTCAGTAAAAActtcagaagtaaaaaaaaaaaacccaaaaaacatggttttcatttttagcttactCTGAAAAGTGCGGTATGCATTTATATTTCGTCCCCTTTATTCTACAgcccttaaaaaataaaaagaaatgcaaacactTCAGAAGTCATCAGAAGTCATCTAGTAGTAAATTAGACTCCATcggtgtgtaatttaatctcagtataaatccgaATGTTCTGTGTAAACCTCCGAGGTCTGTTTGCTGAGCAAACAGACCAAAATCAAAgagcagacaggtcagagagAAAGTCCTGGGGAACTTTAAATGcactttggttttaaaaaaacatcccaagACTTGATTGTTTAATCACTGTTTAATCTATGATCCAACAAGTGAAATAGTCTGGCACAAATGCAAATCTACCAGGACAGAGGAGATGCCTCTTATGGGTACAACTgttcaaaaatattgtttttatattgatCTTGTGTTATAAACCACATTTCTAGacacacaatgtttttttgttttaagtatttttaagcgagtatcatcaaaattacaagaaataaagcCTTGAAATTTTTCTCTCCGAGCGTAATGAATCTACATATTATATGAGTTTTAATTCTTGAAATGAGTGTGAAAAATATCGACCATTTCTGCAATACTGCATTGTAGCTGTACAGTTATTTGCATGGTTTCCACTACGCTTACTAATGTGTTAGAATagccaaagtccagacctacatTAAATTGAAAATCTGTTACATTACTTCAGAACTGATGCTGACAGAACTTACAGTATCTTGCAAAAGGGAATTAACAAAAGCTTCAGTCTCTACATGTTTAAAGCTGGAAGAAACATGACCCAAAGGACTTGTGGATGTAATTGTAACTAAAGCCAAACTCTACAAAATACTGACCCAAAGGGGTTGAATACAAATTCAGGCAGCAGTTTGCAGAATGTATTTGTAAGAAAAGATAGAGACTCATCTTCAAActacaaaacatttgaaaagcacTGTTTAATAGTCAAAAAACAGTAAGAAATGTGCAGGAATTTTCTTCTGATTGCTTGTGAGGACCCTACTGTTTAGgcttaaatgttaaataagtCCAACTAGTAattccagtaaaaaaaacaaaaaaacaacccatgACCAGGTGAAATATGTTTTCTTGACTAGTGAATAGTTTCAGGGCAATAAATATAAACTACCTCAACGATCAAATTGTCCTTGCTGGTCAGGATCCCACCAAGGGCCAATCGAAGTTGCCCAGAAATGACCTCCTTTGTCTGTTTGGAGTGCATTCCCACCACCAGTCCAGGTTGGCCGTCCACCTCCAGAATGACAAACTTTCCCTGGTTGCTCACATCCAACTTCGAAGAAAGAGAAAGTCATGAACTGATCCCAAGAACGAATACCTTACTGTATCTTACTAGAAACCCACCGTGTGCCACTTCCCGTCGTTGAGCTTTGGACCCCCTGTCACGCTGACTTGTACATCTTCTTTGCTGATCTGCATGAGGGGGAACCCTTCTTTCAGGGACAAAACAAACCAGTCCTCTCCATTTTTGGTGTCTCCGTAGAAAATCGCTCCTTCGGGGTCAAAGGTCCGGAACTGAAAGGTGGACTTGATGCTGCGCGATGCGGATAAAGGAGAAACATGGCTGCCTAATTCAAGCGTCATAGTTGCGTTTAAGAGATTCTGAGGGAACTGTTTTAAATCTCCTCACAATACCGTGACAAAGTCCTGCTCACCTGCGGATCTCTGTGAGGTTGGCTGTGGTGCGGATCAGCGGCCTCCAGGGGTTTCTCTCCTGGCCGAGGTAGATGATTGAATCCCCAGATACCTTTTTCTGGAAGGCACAGGCGTGATGATAAGGCTCTCGGCTCAATTAACACTAATGCATTCGCTCTGCTTCTGCACCGTGAATGTTCATTGTGTTTTCCAATCAGATATGCTGATCGATTAGAGGTTAAAAGCCTGTCGATCAAACCCAAAACATAATTACTCCGTAACAAAAGACGTAAGGGCAAATTCTTAATAATGCCCCGTAATACGGTGCCGAATCAATGTTGATGCCATTTATACACACAGGTGACGTTGAAATagtaaaactcaaaaagaaagacaacaaagacaacaacaaccaaaataaTCATTGGATTAATTACTTCAAGtagaaatatttgcataaaaatatctGGAGATTGGATTTATTACATGATTTATTCTTGGTGTCggtaagaaaaaatattcttaagaataaaaatgtgttagCTTCTTTTAGAAAAAGGGAATTGTGTTTGGAAGACATAACTACTCTTCCAAactgatgattattattatactactttcaaatttaaaagtctTTCTATGTGCAAATATTTATCTCTGTATTTCAGCTAATATTATTTAGCCTAGgtttagttaaaaacaaaacaactaaaaaacaaaGGTTCAGCCCCTTAATGGACCCATTGACTTGTCTTCAAGTTAATGGGTCCATGAGGCCACCCGTGTCCTCGTGACAGTTAAGGGGTTGTAAAACAAGTACGAACACATAAGCTTGTCAAACATCTCTACATTTGCACCAAAAAGAATGTCATACAATatcttttttccttctcattttTTGATGTAAATTGAACAAGTCGCCTTTTTTGAGGGCACTGTTGACCAAAGTCCCAAGTCTAAACAAATGTCTGACTCTCTTTTACTAGGATATAGTATATAGTAAATTAAAGTATTTCAGGGCCCTATGGACCGGCTTTTTAACATTATAATTTATGCTAAAAACCTGCGCAGGATGTTTTGACCAtcaaattttaactttatttaaatctaCGAGCTTTTACGTAACTCAACAGTGAGTAAAACTGACACAAACTACAGGTAAAAATGCACTTGCGAACAGATTTAAAGACATCATTCTCCCACCAAGCCTCGGACACACATAATCCTCAAACGACAGCGTTACATACTTTACCGTTCCCCTGTCCATCAACTCTCCATCCCATGAGGCAGACAGCTAAGAGCAATCCACCTGCCACTGCTTTCCAAAACGCTGCCATCCTTCTGCCTCCCAGGCCTCCCAGCATGCACTCTCTAAAGCCCCAGGGTGGTCTTGGCACTCTGAGCTTTCTTGTGGGATAAATAGCAGTGAGATTGCCACAGCGTGTGTGAGTGGAGCGTAGGTGAGTGTTGGCACACTGTCACGGGGTCCAAAGGGCAAACGGAGAGCGGTCAGCGCAGGCGATCGATCCTCTGGAGGAAGAGCTTCGGCCGTGACTAGTGTGGTAGTTTAAAGGTTGGTGGGTGGGAGTAATGCAGCTcacagtataaaaaaaaaagaaagaaaaactgttcaaataaaataatgtcgGTATTCCTGATAAGACCTTGGAGCAAAACCCACATTTAGATGtgcattatattaaaaaaaacaacaaaagtgttgaattcatggagattaaaggaacTAAAACGAGCCTCCAACTGCCGGCCGGGGTCAGCGACCTCAGTGCGACCACTGGTGTGTGTTTACCCATGCCGCAGGAACCTGATGCACCCGCCTCTGGCTCCTGATTCGTCTGTGTGCATGCGAGACTTCAAGCCACAACGCTCTGCTGTCTCCTTTCTGCTTGCTGGATTCCCCTTGATACCATCTCCTTCCAGGAAGCCTGTGATAACTGGAAAGTACTGGGAAAAGAGCAACCGACACACAAACAGCCTCAATCTGCTCCTCAGCTGCTGAGGATTAGGAGCTGatctgaaaatgtcaaatcaaAGCTGAACATGAAATTCGTCCTCCTCTTGTTTTCACAGCATAACACTATTTAACCGATCTTACGCTGATAAAAGTAACAGAAGGTGACGACGTTGGTGTAAATAATACCTTTTTTTTGATTGTCACACTGCTGTGCAGctttgacagaaataaaactaaagaccTTAAATGCACCAGAAATCAAACATATTAgtttttctctgtcattttgGTGCATCACCACTAACATTTGCATTGATAACATTTCTCAAAGCAGTTACTGTAAACTGTAAAAGCTGGGTGATAACCTGCAAAAGCAAGCCACTTGCTCAAAAGCAAGTATTTATGTCAATGAAAGCGTCTTCATCGTCGAAATAAAAAGCCCCGTCACCATGCTTATGAACGAGACTTTGTCATGCTTTCATTGTGAAAGTTCACTCAAAGTTTTCCAACACAAAATATCAGATATTGGTGACATTACCTAAAAATGCCCATGAAAGCATTTCACAGTGTTTGCACAACCATTTGAAAGCTATGCTAAGTTAAACATTACTATATTTAGAGAGGTCATTGAGTACAACAAACTCAATGTGTATACTTTACAATTTTACCTCATATGCTCTTCGCAGTTCTACAGTCGCTTTGGTGAATTTCTCAAATCGTCCTCCATGTTTGCAAAGCAGTGAGagcatttctcaaaacagtttgtacaaatattaaaacaccATAATCTACCTGCGAAAGTCAGTATTCAATGCAAAATCCTTACattatttctgaaaagtaaataaatgtgtcAATGAACATGTCAGCGCCTCAGAACTATCAAACAGGTGAAATGGAAGCACAGTCTCTGAAAATGAATACAATTTTCTTTAAGGAACATCTCAAATTGaaagattttctgcttttaatcaGCTCTGAAGGTTTCTCTTTCTTAATGAGATGTTTCTGATAATGAAGTGGGAGGAGCTTGGCTTGGCTTGCTAGGTGAGAGGCGGGGCCCGCCAATTGTGACATCGTAAATGGGAGGTTTTCGAAACgactcgttttccag includes:
- the shbg gene encoding sex hormone-binding globulin; this encodes MLGGLGGRRMAAFWKAVAGGLLLAVCLMGWRVDGQGNGKKKVSGDSIIYLGQERNPWRPLIRTTANLTEIRSIKSTFQFRTFDPEGAIFYGDTKNGEDWFVLSLKEGFPLMQISKEDVQVSVTGGPKLNDGKWHTLDVSNQGKFVILEVDGQPGLVVGMHSKQTKEVISGQLRLALGGILTSKDNLIVEFEPQMDGCVRKGHWLNLSMPWEADADELWLCHQNIQPGSFFAGEGFTIFNTSVFQTRKGLGFRVEFWGDFTQMEGTILSMMSSQGELLAVLEANNNTNEIHFTIRKQKHILTNAMKQLGITFSENVVEVVKFLDEANVEMFSYDPLSAAEYLTELREGRLAIGGLLGGVKDMVGSNFLRGCLEKIKIQLEDVDLDSAIKDMSASSHSCPV